A window from Streptomyces sp. NBC_00271 encodes these proteins:
- the glgB gene encoding 1,4-alpha-glucan branching enzyme: MAVPTTAVGARPVAALDATDRARLLSGAHHDPHALLGAHPVPGGIAFRVLRPYAEAVAVVVDGRRTELRGVGDGLFSGVLPLDRIPEYVLSVTYAGHAYEAHDPYRFLPALGEVDLHLIGEGRHEELWRALGAHPLTHQGVTGTRFTVWAPNAQGVRVCGDFCHWDGTAYPMRSLGSSGVWELFLPGIGEGTPYKFDITRPDGTHTMRADPMARRTEVPPATASIVTESSHVWTDEEWMAGRGARPVHEAPLSVYEVHLPSWRPGLTYRQLAEQLPAYVRDLGFTHVELMPVAEHPFGGSWGYQVTGFYAPTARLGTPDDFKHLVDALHRAGIGVLMDWVPAHFPRDAWALAEFDGRPLYEHADPKRAAHPDWGTLEFDYGRREVRNFLVANAVYWCEEFHIDGLRVDAVASMLYLDYSREPGQWTPNEHGGRENLDAVAFLQEMNATVYRRAPGVVTIAEESTAWDGVTRSTADGGLGFGLKWNMGWMHDSLVYIAHDPVHRKYHHNEMTFSMVYAYSENYVLPISHDEVVHGKRSLVSKMPGDWWQQRATTRAYLGFMWAHPGKQLLFMGQEFAQGAEWSEAHGPDWWLLDPAYPAEPDHRGVRDLVRDLNTVYRHEPALWQRDTDPAGFTWIAGDAADDNVLAFLRHDADGTPLLAVSHFSPVVRHDYRLGIPEDIPAWHEVLNTDAARYGGSGIHNPHPRAHDGGLRLTLPPLATIWLRPT; this comes from the coding sequence GTGGCAGTTCCCACCACCGCCGTTGGCGCCAGGCCGGTAGCCGCGCTGGACGCGACGGACCGCGCGCGCCTGTTGTCGGGCGCCCACCACGATCCGCACGCGCTGCTCGGCGCGCACCCGGTGCCGGGCGGCATCGCGTTCCGCGTGCTCCGACCGTACGCCGAGGCCGTCGCGGTGGTGGTGGACGGACGGCGCACGGAGCTACGCGGGGTCGGCGACGGCCTCTTCTCGGGCGTCCTCCCGCTCGACAGGATCCCCGAGTACGTGCTGTCGGTGACGTACGCGGGCCACGCGTACGAGGCGCATGACCCGTATCGCTTCCTGCCCGCGCTGGGCGAGGTCGATCTCCATCTGATCGGCGAGGGACGCCACGAGGAGCTGTGGCGGGCGCTCGGGGCTCATCCCCTGACCCACCAGGGCGTGACCGGCACCCGCTTCACGGTCTGGGCACCCAACGCCCAGGGGGTCAGGGTCTGCGGGGACTTCTGCCACTGGGACGGCACCGCCTACCCCATGCGGTCGCTCGGTTCCTCGGGCGTCTGGGAGCTGTTCCTGCCCGGCATCGGCGAGGGAACGCCGTACAAGTTCGACATCACCCGGCCCGACGGTACGCACACGATGCGCGCCGACCCGATGGCCCGCCGCACCGAAGTGCCTCCGGCGACCGCCTCGATCGTCACGGAGTCGTCCCACGTGTGGACGGACGAGGAGTGGATGGCGGGGCGCGGGGCCCGTCCGGTGCACGAGGCACCGCTGTCCGTCTACGAGGTCCACCTCCCCTCGTGGCGTCCGGGCCTGACCTACCGCCAACTGGCCGAGCAACTGCCCGCCTACGTCCGCGACCTGGGCTTCACCCATGTCGAACTCATGCCGGTCGCCGAGCACCCCTTCGGCGGCTCCTGGGGCTACCAGGTCACCGGCTTCTACGCCCCCACCGCACGACTGGGCACCCCCGACGACTTCAAACACCTCGTCGACGCCCTGCACCGGGCCGGCATCGGCGTCCTCATGGACTGGGTACCGGCCCACTTCCCCCGCGACGCCTGGGCCCTCGCCGAATTCGACGGACGCCCCCTCTACGAACACGCGGACCCGAAGCGGGCCGCCCACCCCGACTGGGGCACCCTCGAGTTCGACTACGGACGCCGCGAGGTACGCAACTTCCTCGTCGCCAACGCCGTGTACTGGTGCGAGGAGTTCCACATCGACGGACTGCGCGTCGACGCCGTCGCCTCGATGCTCTACCTCGACTACTCACGCGAACCCGGACAGTGGACCCCCAACGAACACGGCGGCCGGGAGAACCTCGACGCCGTCGCCTTCCTCCAGGAGATGAACGCCACCGTCTACCGCCGCGCACCCGGCGTCGTGACGATCGCCGAGGAGTCCACGGCCTGGGACGGCGTCACGCGGTCGACCGCGGACGGTGGACTGGGATTCGGTCTGAAATGGAACATGGGGTGGATGCACGACTCGCTCGTGTACATCGCCCATGACCCCGTGCACCGCAAGTACCACCACAACGAGATGACGTTCTCGATGGTGTACGCCTACAGCGAGAACTACGTCCTGCCCATCTCCCACGACGAGGTCGTCCACGGCAAACGCTCACTCGTGTCGAAGATGCCCGGCGACTGGTGGCAGCAACGCGCCACCACCCGCGCCTACCTCGGCTTCATGTGGGCCCACCCCGGCAAACAACTCCTCTTCATGGGCCAGGAATTCGCCCAGGGCGCCGAATGGTCCGAAGCCCACGGCCCCGACTGGTGGCTCCTGGACCCCGCCTACCCCGCCGAACCCGACCACCGCGGCGTACGCGACCTCGTCCGCGACCTCAACACCGTCTACCGCCACGAACCCGCCCTCTGGCAACGCGACACCGACCCCGCCGGCTTCACCTGGATCGCCGGCGACGCCGCCGACGACAACGTCCTCGCCTTCCTCCGCCACGACGCCGACGGCACCCCCCTGCTCGCCGTCTCCCACTTCTCCCCCGTCGTCCGCCACGACTACCGCCTCGGCATCCCCGAAGACATCCCCGCCTGGCACGAAGTCCTCAACACCGACGCCGCCCGCTACGGCGGCAGCGGCATCCACAACCCCCACCCCCGGGCCCACGACGGCGGCCTGCGTCTGACGCTCCCTCCCCTGGCCACCATCTGGCTCCGCCCCACCTGA
- a CDS encoding M1 family metallopeptidase, which produces MAAVPVAVAALLVAAGPAAAGTVGSSGAGDAYFPLSGNGGYDVRHYDLTLGYDPQSRHLDGKAVITARATQRLTRFDLDLKGLKVTGVTVDHVKASYRRDGQELVVTPRHALRRNQEFRVTVTYSGTPKPATDPDGSPDGWIPTDDGAFVAGEPQGAMTWFPANSHPKDKASYDFTLTVPKGHTAVANGILRGQSTSHGRTTFHWRQSEPMAAYLATATVGKFKVEQYTTRDGLKVYNAVDPREATAAAPVLKKLPSVLAWESGVFGPYPFRAAGAIVDRAPQVGYALETQTRPVYDSAPDLSTLVHESAHQWFGDSVSLTAWKDIWLNEGFATYAEWLYAEQHGGKTAQQTFDSLYASPAGSGLWAFPPADPGSGAHIFDTPVYARGAMALQKLRTAVGDGVFFRILRTWATEHRGGHGTTAQFIRLSERLSGKDLGALFHTWIGTAGKPASP; this is translated from the coding sequence GTGGCCGCGGTTCCCGTCGCCGTCGCGGCCCTGCTCGTCGCGGCGGGCCCGGCGGCGGCCGGTACGGTGGGCTCGTCCGGTGCGGGGGACGCGTACTTCCCGCTCTCGGGCAACGGCGGTTACGACGTCCGGCACTACGACCTGACCCTCGGCTACGACCCCCAGAGCCGCCACCTCGACGGCAAGGCGGTCATCACCGCCCGGGCCACCCAGCGACTGACCCGCTTCGACCTCGACCTCAAAGGGCTGAAGGTCACCGGCGTCACCGTCGACCACGTCAAGGCGTCCTACCGACGTGACGGCCAGGAGCTGGTGGTCACCCCCCGCCACGCCCTCCGGCGGAACCAGGAATTCCGAGTCACCGTCACCTACTCGGGCACGCCCAAGCCGGCCACCGACCCGGACGGCTCCCCGGACGGATGGATCCCCACCGACGACGGCGCGTTCGTGGCCGGCGAACCGCAGGGCGCCATGACGTGGTTCCCCGCCAACAGCCACCCCAAGGACAAGGCCTCCTACGACTTCACCCTCACCGTCCCCAAGGGACACACCGCCGTGGCCAACGGAATCCTCCGCGGACAGTCGACCAGCCACGGCCGTACGACGTTCCACTGGCGGCAGTCCGAGCCGATGGCGGCCTACCTCGCCACGGCGACGGTAGGGAAGTTCAAGGTCGAGCAGTACACCACCCGCGACGGACTCAAGGTCTACAACGCCGTCGACCCCCGTGAGGCGACCGCCGCGGCGCCCGTACTGAAGAAGCTGCCGTCCGTGCTGGCGTGGGAGAGCGGTGTCTTCGGGCCTTACCCCTTCCGGGCCGCCGGGGCCATCGTCGACCGGGCTCCGCAGGTCGGATACGCGCTGGAGACCCAGACGCGTCCTGTGTACGACTCCGCGCCCGACCTGAGCACCCTCGTCCACGAAAGCGCGCACCAGTGGTTCGGGGACTCCGTCAGCCTCACCGCGTGGAAGGACATCTGGCTCAACGAGGGCTTCGCGACGTATGCCGAGTGGCTGTACGCCGAGCAGCACGGTGGGAAGACGGCGCAGCAGACATTCGACTCCCTGTACGCCAGTCCTGCCGGCAGCGGTCTGTGGGCGTTTCCGCCGGCGGATCCCGGGAGTGGGGCGCACATCTTCGACACGCCCGTGTACGCACGGGGTGCGATGGCTCTGCAGAAGCTGCGTACAGCCGTGGGGGACGGGGTGTTCTTCCGCATCCTGCGGACCTGGGCCACGGAGCACCGTGGCGGACATGGCACCACCGCCCAGTTCATTCGCCTCTCCGAGCGGCTGTCCGGGAAGGACCTCGGCGCGTTGTTCCACACATGGATCGGCACGGCGGGCAAGCCTGCCTCTCCCTGA